A genomic window from Pirellulaceae bacterium includes:
- a CDS encoding MotA/TolQ/ExbB proton channel family protein, whose translation MVAAIVCLSADLQPMLLAEQAPSEPDTPGAIISQAQLESLVSGVDVPGSTTPQRVSLTGMNFLRLLIDGGALMIPIGLMSLLVLAIALERGLALRRKRLFPTRLRREIRRAVEDEAPLSPPEIYRFAEVFPSSANRVLVDLLSKTGRPVPEMETVLSEGIQREADRLYGNVRWLTMAAAVTPLLGLLGTVWGMIIAFYNTTQLSSGSNRAEFLAEGIYIALVTTLAGLAVAIPAAILAHFFEGRITKNLGIVEVELRRLIPRLEAHEGRTRYDINARGISARPIATGGTNTATANTSVSAAGSESPSTPLRGPKLKL comes from the coding sequence ATGGTTGCAGCAATAGTCTGTCTGAGCGCAGACTTGCAACCGATGCTGCTCGCGGAGCAGGCACCGAGCGAACCGGATACTCCAGGAGCTATTATCTCACAGGCTCAGCTTGAATCGCTGGTATCCGGAGTTGATGTGCCTGGATCGACAACGCCGCAACGCGTGTCACTGACAGGTATGAATTTTTTGCGGCTGCTGATCGATGGCGGTGCGCTGATGATTCCCATTGGGTTGATGAGTTTGCTGGTGCTAGCCATCGCCCTGGAGCGCGGGCTGGCTCTACGCCGCAAACGATTGTTTCCGACTCGACTTCGCCGCGAGATTCGACGAGCCGTTGAAGATGAAGCGCCCCTCAGTCCGCCTGAAATCTATCGTTTCGCCGAAGTATTCCCGTCATCAGCCAATCGCGTGCTGGTTGATTTATTAAGCAAAACTGGTCGGCCCGTTCCAGAAATGGAAACTGTGCTGAGCGAAGGCATTCAGCGCGAGGCCGATCGGCTGTACGGCAATGTCCGCTGGCTGACTATGGCTGCGGCAGTCACACCGCTGCTGGGCTTGTTGGGCACGGTGTGGGGAATGATTATCGCCTTCTACAACACGACGCAATTGTCCAGTGGGTCGAATCGCGCAGAGTTCTTAGCCGAGGGTATCTACATCGCCTTGGTCACCACGTTAGCTGGTCTGGCAGTAGCCATTCCGGCTGCGATCCTGGCGCACTTCTTTGAAGGTCGCATCACCAAGAATCTCGGCATTGTCGAAGTCGAACTGCGGCGACTCATTCCGCGGCTGGAGGCACACGAAGGGCGAACGCGCTACGATATCAACGCTCGTGGCATTTCAGCACGGCCGATCGCGACAGGCGGTACCAATACAGCCACCGCAAATACGAGTGTGTCGGCTGCCGGTAGCGAATCGCCCAGTACCCCGCTGCGCGGTCCGAAGTTGAAGCTTTAG
- a CDS encoding sugar phosphate isomerase/epimerase, with product MSNNTSLQDRRRFLQTSTLLAAGGASSGLASPMLAASKSNFKLKYLLASSLYGYAALKDILPEVSKAGGAAIDLWPMKHGNQREQLAEMGEAKFAELLSQHQLTLGCITQYPLGPFGLQNEMRVAHRLGCRTIVTGGEGPINLKGAELKKAVGEFIQQMQPHLAIAEETGVTIAIENHARNLIDSPDSLRYLAEMSSSKHLGIAFAPYHLPQDEALLAQLLRDVLPRVEVFYAWQHGNGCMTAMPKEQELLQMPGRGPLDFAPMLKVLAENNFQGWTEIFMHPFPRGIPILDTPSAVTGEVNLARTYLDALLTRS from the coding sequence ATGTCAAACAACACATCTCTTCAGGATCGTCGCCGATTCCTTCAAACGTCAACTTTGCTTGCAGCGGGGGGAGCAAGTAGTGGCTTAGCAAGCCCAATGCTGGCAGCCTCGAAGTCGAATTTCAAGCTCAAGTACCTTCTGGCATCAAGCCTTTATGGTTACGCGGCTCTGAAAGACATTTTGCCTGAGGTTTCGAAAGCCGGCGGGGCAGCGATCGATCTATGGCCGATGAAGCACGGCAATCAACGCGAACAACTCGCTGAAATGGGAGAAGCCAAGTTTGCCGAACTGTTGAGTCAACATCAATTAACACTCGGCTGTATCACGCAATATCCCCTTGGCCCGTTTGGTCTACAGAACGAGATGCGTGTGGCACACAGACTGGGCTGTAGGACTATCGTGACCGGCGGCGAAGGACCCATCAATCTAAAAGGGGCCGAACTTAAGAAGGCCGTCGGCGAGTTCATCCAACAAATGCAACCGCATTTGGCCATTGCCGAAGAGACCGGCGTCACGATTGCGATCGAGAACCATGCCAGGAATCTGATCGACTCCCCGGACTCGCTGCGCTACTTGGCTGAGATGAGTTCCTCGAAGCATCTGGGGATTGCGTTTGCGCCCTATCATTTGCCTCAGGATGAAGCGCTGTTGGCGCAATTGCTCCGCGATGTGCTGCCACGCGTCGAGGTCTTCTACGCGTGGCAGCATGGCAACGGTTGCATGACCGCAATGCCCAAAGAACAGGAGCTACTGCAAATGCCCGGTCGTGGCCCGCTAGACTTTGCGCCGATGCTGAAAGTCCTCGCGGAGAATAATTTCCAAGGATGGACTGAGATTTTCATGCACCCGTTTCCTCGCGGAATACCGATTCTTGATACACCTTCGGCTGTGACCGGTGAAGTTAACCTGGCTCGCACATACCTGGACGCCCTGCTGACGAGGAGCTAG
- a CDS encoding biopolymer transporter ExbD: MAIKLKHGRALGALSLTPMIDVVFLLLIFFLVASRLSQEARQLDIALPSAANAMPMTAEPQELVVNVDQVGKLYLESRELALDQFESFLRQQVADNPYGRSVIIRADRRVPFQAPVDVMNVCLKLGVPYSASMADQ; the protein is encoded by the coding sequence GTGGCGATCAAACTCAAACATGGCCGCGCACTGGGGGCTCTCAGTTTGACCCCGATGATTGACGTGGTGTTTTTGCTGCTGATCTTCTTTCTGGTGGCCTCGCGCCTCAGTCAAGAAGCTCGCCAGTTGGATATCGCTCTACCTTCGGCGGCCAACGCCATGCCCATGACGGCCGAGCCACAAGAGTTAGTTGTGAACGTCGATCAAGTTGGCAAACTGTATCTGGAAAGCCGCGAGCTAGCGTTAGACCAGTTTGAGAGTTTTTTGCGACAGCAGGTCGCCGACAACCCGTACGGTCGATCGGTCATTATTCGGGCTGATCGCCGCGTTCCATTCCAAGCCCCCGTGGATGTTATGAACGTCTGTTTGAAGTTGGGTGTGCCCTACTCCGCTTCGATGGCCGACCAGTAA
- a CDS encoding DJ-1/PfpI family protein — protein sequence MFKPKVLIIVGDATETVDTLYPYYRLIEGGYEPVVAAPEKRIYQMVLHEVKPGWTITKEWEGYCIQANIAFKDIHPEEYVGIFFSGGRAPEYIREDEDLLRITRWFWENKKPCASVCHGVEIPARAGIVQGLRMATVAKCKFDLEICGGIYVNEPCVIDQHMYSGRTYHDNGHYIGPWIKALDIQSGKST from the coding sequence ATGTTCAAACCCAAAGTTCTCATCATCGTTGGCGATGCCACCGAAACCGTCGATACACTTTACCCTTACTATCGTTTGATTGAGGGCGGATATGAGCCGGTGGTCGCGGCCCCCGAGAAGCGAATCTATCAAATGGTTCTTCACGAAGTGAAGCCAGGCTGGACCATTACCAAGGAGTGGGAAGGTTACTGTATTCAGGCAAACATCGCATTCAAGGATATCCATCCAGAAGAATACGTCGGCATCTTTTTTAGCGGAGGTCGCGCTCCCGAGTACATTCGAGAAGACGAGGATTTGCTGCGCATCACGCGATGGTTTTGGGAGAACAAGAAACCGTGCGCCAGCGTCTGCCACGGAGTCGAGATTCCGGCCCGAGCGGGAATCGTCCAAGGACTTCGCATGGCTACGGTCGCCAAATGCAAATTTGATCTCGAGATTTGCGGCGGAATCTATGTCAACGAGCCATGCGTCATCGACCAACACATGTATAGTGGTCGAACGTATCACGACAACGGACATTATATTGGTCCGTGGATCAAGGCCCTGGATATTCAGTCGGGCAAATCCACCTAG
- a CDS encoding tetratricopeptide repeat protein, whose protein sequence is MFAHIWNWNYPLLETMSPRSDERSHRGCSSTGLQSARLSRASARRYEMPGCREPDYGERSCQIGWLMIVAVVAVLQATDCCCAEQTSSKKALAYFANAADYQNGGAFELAAQEWEKLVAEFPNEPQSSTAWHHLGICNLQRSQPNYQRAIEAFRVSLEDKKLELRGESLINLAWTLMAQAKQLPADSPQRTQEFQEARGRFIEYLKEHSDGGYADQALLYLGDIEHLSGNRRKAIGYFKQFLEEDRLAKSSLRPDALYALAVAYEEEGQLLEAERRCQEFLTQYGKHLLANEVRIRMADLMVKSNKLSEAELVLSHITLQSDSQMADVALMRRARLRGQAKDAVGASELYATLIDQFPQSAHRNQALLSLGQIELQADKLEQAAVRFRQVYESAIALADTAQAAEQDSGRRLTEDKVAAEAAHWLAVTLLRQSLPAEAVAFLEQAQNRLQNSPELTRLQLDNADALYAIQERRTEARKLYERLATQSPDSSWAPQAAYGAAFAALELGQPLAAQQWSERFLTRYPNDPLRSDVAAVAAEALLQQGLHAAAAEAYQKLIDVDPEHSDINHWKLRQAMAHYLDGKYQQASRDMTELAEQLSDLSSRAEAQFIAGASHLFQEQLDQATKLLEASHRSDGNWSGAAETLLMLGEAYQRGGNNLSARDTFQRLLADYPQSRLKAQVQYKLAQLAAAEGDFTSAIQQYRDINVSPDAASFHNFSLYGIVWCLMQQNLHQQAYDELQPLLAKNLQDSIGSDAILAEGICLRKLGQSDQAVKALQRFLDRNPQGISLANGLYEFGLAQTAINQLAAANQAYQRLLTDVPHYAAADKVLYELAWNLHDLGDVQPAAEKFRELVNRFPTSEHVADANYMVAQQLYDSNQFEAAQAIYQSVLTQSQDADLREKAAYKSGWCDFQLARYEQATSAFERQTTEFPRGKLAIDGQFMVAQCAFKQDRFEPALAGFQQVRQALEQTSSGTTDASAVSPQVRTLTYLHGGQCLSQLKRWVECEEWLNVVVRQHSDSPYLPTALFELGYCKQSQGKLDEARIHYSEVANNYRNEVAARARFMLGEIFFSQKDFVKAIPEFQRVMYGFGGEKAPQEIKNWQAKSAFEAARCSEVLLDSLSGSARTKVVDTTIQFYEFLLEKHASHELASKAQSRLGELQKLR, encoded by the coding sequence ATGTTCGCGCACATCTGGAATTGGAATTATCCATTGTTGGAGACGATGTCCCCGCGCTCTGACGAGCGCAGCCACAGGGGCTGCAGTTCCACGGGGCTACAGTCGGCGCGACTATCACGTGCCAGCGCGCGTCGCTACGAAATGCCTGGCTGTCGAGAACCTGACTATGGTGAGCGTAGCTGCCAGATTGGTTGGCTGATGATTGTGGCCGTAGTCGCCGTGTTGCAGGCCACGGACTGTTGTTGCGCCGAGCAGACTTCCAGCAAAAAGGCGTTGGCCTACTTTGCCAATGCAGCCGACTACCAGAACGGTGGTGCATTCGAATTGGCAGCTCAGGAGTGGGAGAAGCTGGTCGCAGAATTCCCCAACGAGCCGCAGTCAAGTACAGCTTGGCATCACCTGGGAATCTGCAACCTGCAACGCAGCCAACCGAACTATCAGCGCGCCATCGAAGCCTTTCGAGTTTCGCTGGAAGATAAGAAACTAGAGTTGCGTGGTGAATCGCTCATCAATTTAGCTTGGACATTGATGGCACAGGCCAAGCAACTTCCGGCTGATTCACCCCAGCGGACTCAAGAATTTCAAGAAGCTCGCGGACGATTCATCGAGTACTTGAAAGAGCATTCCGACGGTGGCTACGCTGACCAAGCGCTGCTGTACTTGGGCGACATCGAACATCTTTCAGGGAATCGTCGCAAGGCCATCGGTTACTTCAAACAGTTCCTGGAAGAAGACAGACTTGCCAAGTCTAGTTTGCGTCCCGACGCACTGTATGCCCTGGCGGTAGCCTACGAAGAGGAGGGGCAACTATTGGAAGCCGAGCGCCGCTGCCAAGAATTCTTGACGCAATACGGCAAGCACCTTCTGGCCAATGAAGTTCGGATTCGCATGGCTGATTTGATGGTCAAGTCCAACAAGTTGTCTGAGGCTGAATTAGTGCTGTCCCACATAACACTCCAGTCCGACAGTCAGATGGCAGACGTGGCCCTGATGCGCCGCGCTCGGCTGCGTGGCCAGGCCAAAGATGCTGTCGGAGCCTCGGAGCTGTACGCGACTTTGATCGATCAGTTCCCACAGTCTGCCCACCGCAATCAGGCGTTGCTATCGCTGGGGCAAATTGAGTTGCAAGCTGATAAACTAGAGCAAGCTGCCGTCCGATTTCGTCAGGTTTACGAGTCCGCTATAGCTTTGGCCGATACTGCTCAGGCTGCTGAGCAAGACAGTGGCAGGCGGCTGACAGAAGATAAGGTCGCTGCCGAGGCAGCACATTGGCTGGCCGTGACCCTTCTGCGGCAATCGCTGCCTGCCGAGGCAGTCGCATTCTTGGAGCAGGCTCAAAATCGCTTGCAAAACAGTCCAGAGCTTACTCGATTACAGTTGGACAACGCCGATGCGCTCTACGCAATTCAGGAGCGCCGGACAGAGGCTCGTAAGTTGTATGAAAGATTGGCAACTCAGTCGCCTGATTCCAGCTGGGCCCCGCAAGCGGCCTACGGTGCCGCCTTTGCGGCTCTGGAATTGGGGCAACCGCTGGCGGCTCAACAGTGGTCAGAGCGATTTCTGACGCGTTACCCCAACGATCCGCTACGATCGGACGTAGCTGCCGTAGCTGCCGAAGCGCTGTTGCAACAGGGACTGCACGCTGCTGCCGCTGAAGCCTATCAAAAACTGATCGATGTCGATCCTGAGCACTCGGACATCAACCACTGGAAATTGCGTCAGGCAATGGCGCACTATCTAGATGGAAAGTATCAACAGGCATCTCGGGATATGACCGAATTGGCAGAACAACTGAGCGATCTATCCAGTCGCGCGGAAGCTCAATTCATCGCCGGTGCCAGCCACTTGTTTCAGGAGCAATTGGACCAGGCAACCAAGCTACTGGAGGCCAGCCACCGTAGCGACGGCAATTGGTCTGGTGCGGCCGAAACGCTGTTGATGTTGGGTGAAGCCTATCAGCGTGGCGGAAACAATTTATCGGCTCGCGATACGTTTCAGCGACTATTGGCCGATTATCCACAATCACGACTCAAGGCACAGGTTCAGTACAAATTGGCGCAACTGGCTGCTGCCGAGGGAGATTTCACTAGTGCCATCCAGCAGTATCGGGATATCAATGTCAGCCCCGATGCCGCCAGCTTTCATAATTTTTCACTGTATGGAATCGTCTGGTGCTTGATGCAGCAGAATCTGCATCAACAGGCATATGACGAACTGCAGCCACTGCTGGCCAAGAATTTGCAGGATTCAATTGGCAGCGATGCCATCCTGGCCGAGGGGATTTGCCTACGCAAACTTGGACAGTCAGATCAAGCCGTCAAGGCCCTACAGCGGTTCTTAGATCGTAACCCACAGGGCATTTCACTCGCCAATGGCCTGTACGAATTCGGGTTGGCGCAAACGGCAATCAATCAATTGGCAGCAGCCAATCAAGCTTACCAACGGCTACTGACCGATGTACCGCATTATGCGGCTGCCGACAAAGTATTGTACGAGCTGGCTTGGAATCTGCATGACTTAGGTGACGTGCAACCGGCTGCTGAGAAATTTCGAGAATTAGTTAACCGCTTTCCGACCAGCGAACATGTAGCTGATGCCAATTATATGGTCGCTCAGCAGCTGTACGATTCCAATCAGTTCGAGGCCGCCCAAGCCATTTATCAGTCGGTGTTGACCCAATCTCAGGACGCGGACCTACGCGAAAAGGCCGCTTACAAATCGGGCTGGTGTGATTTTCAGTTGGCACGCTATGAGCAAGCCACCAGCGCCTTCGAACGCCAGACAACGGAATTTCCGCGCGGCAAGCTGGCTATCGACGGGCAATTTATGGTGGCCCAGTGCGCTTTTAAGCAGGACCGATTTGAACCCGCCTTGGCCGGTTTTCAACAAGTCCGGCAAGCCCTTGAGCAAACCAGCTCTGGCACCACGGACGCCAGTGCTGTGTCGCCTCAAGTTCGCACGTTGACCTACCTACACGGCGGACAATGCCTCAGCCAACTGAAGCGATGGGTTGAGTGCGAAGAGTGGTTAAATGTGGTTGTGCGCCAGCACTCGGATAGCCCCTATCTGCCAACGGCCTTGTTCGAGTTGGGATACTGCAAGCAGAGCCAAGGCAAACTGGACGAAGCGCGAATTCACTACAGCGAAGTGGCCAATAACTATCGTAATGAGGTCGCTGCCCGCGCTCGGTTCATGTTGGGGGAAATATTCTTCTCGCAGAAGGACTTCGTGAAGGCTATTCCCGAATTTCAGCGAGTCATGTATGGATTCGGTGGTGAAAAAGCACCCCAAGAGATTAAGAACTGGCAAGCCAAGAGCGCCTTTGAGGCCGCGCGTTGCAGCGAAGTGTTGCTCGACAGCCTTAGCGGCTCGGCTCGCACGAAGGTGGTGGACACCACTATTCAGTTTTACGAATTCTTGCTCGAAAAACACGCCAGCCATGAATTGGCTTCCAAAGCCCAATCGCGTTTGGGCGAGCTGCAAAAGTTGCGCTGA